One Mucilaginibacter ginkgonis genomic region harbors:
- a CDS encoding DUF1573 domain-containing protein gives MKHIFLGLVALTLFSACSQSPATDGSKKDSASTGNTANPAVMKLERETHDFGKIKTGDIVKYDFKFTNTGKSPLIITNATATCGCTKPTYPSAPVAPGQKGVIHVEFNSAGKMGLQDKQVTVTANTNPAETRMHLIGEVMSTETSK, from the coding sequence ATGAAACACATTTTTTTAGGACTTGTAGCACTTACTTTGTTTTCTGCCTGCAGCCAGTCGCCTGCAACTGATGGCAGTAAAAAGGATTCGGCCTCAACAGGCAACACCGCTAATCCGGCGGTAATGAAACTGGAGCGCGAGACGCACGACTTTGGTAAGATCAAAACCGGAGACATTGTTAAATACGATTTCAAATTTACCAATACGGGTAAGTCGCCATTGATCATCACTAACGCAACAGCTACCTGCGGTTGCACCAAACCAACCTATCCAAGCGCTCCTGTAGCGCCGGGTCAGAAAGGCGTAATCCATGTAGAGTTTAACAGCGCGGGCAAAATGGGCTTGCAGGATAAACAGGTAACCGTTACCGCTAACACTAACCCCGCCGAAACAAGGATGCACCTTATTGGCGAGGTAATGAGCACAGA